A window of the Aquarana catesbeiana isolate 2022-GZ linkage group LG05, ASM4218655v1, whole genome shotgun sequence genome harbors these coding sequences:
- the PLAG1 gene encoding zinc finger protein PLAG1 isoform X1, with protein MATVIPGDLSEVRDTQKVPSGKRKRGETKPRKNFPCQLCDKAFNSVEKLKVHSYTHTGERPYKCTQQDCTKAFVSKYKLLRHMATHSPEKTHKCNYCEKMFHRKDHLKNHLHTHDPNKEAFKCEECGKNYNTKLGFKRHLALHAATSGDLTCKVCLQTFESTVVLLEHLKTHAGKSSSGVKEKKHQCEHCDRRFYTRKDVRRHMVVHTGRKDFLCQYCAQRFGRKDHLTRHMKKSHNQELLKVKTEPMDLLDHFTCSVPIKDELLPVMSLASNELISKPFTNSLQLNLYNTHIQSMQSSATTHQMVASTLPLGMPCPIDMDPVHSSHQLSLKYPLNSTSYAISMPEKEQPLKVEIESYLMELQSGMTPSSQESPLSSSKLGLDPQVGPLEDGHDGVSLSKSSVSISEPLNPSSLDFNQLFNFIPSNGPPYNAPVSVGNLGMGYSQEEANSSMAQIPPQPQDPQDPSNNMCFGSLHSLSSAFTSNLNSTTTLPRFHQAFQ; from the exons ATGGCCACTGTCATTCCTGGTGATTTGTCAGAAGTAAGAGATACCCAGAAAGTCCCTTCAGGGAAGCGTAAACGTGGTGAAACAAAACCAAGAAAAAACTTCCCTTGCCAACTGTGTGACAAAGCATTTAACAGTgttgaaaaattaaaagtccattcATACACTCATACAGGAGAGAGGCCCTACAAGTGCACGCAACAAGACTGCACCAAGGCCTTTGTTTCTAAATACAAATTATTAAG GCATATGGCTACACATTCTCCAGAGAAAACCCACAAGTGTAATTATTGTGAGAAAATGTTTCATCGGAAAGACCACCTAAAGAATCACCTCCATACCCATGATCCCAATAAAGAAGCCTTTAAGTGTGAAGAATGTGGAAAAAACTACAATACCAAGCTTGGGTTTAAACGTCACTTGGCTTTGCATGCTGCTACAAGTGGAGACCTTACCTGTAAAGTATGCTTACAGACTTTTGAAAGCACGGTGGTGCTGTTGGAGCACCTAAAGACCCATGCAGGCAAATCTTCCAGTGGTGTTAAGGAGAAAAAACACCAGTGTGAACATTGCGACCGACGCTTTTACACTCGCAAGGACGTCCGCAGACACATGGTAGTGCACACTGGGAGAAAAGACTTCCTTTGTCAATATTGTGCACAAAGGTTTGGACGTAAGGATCATCTAACCCGTCATATGAAGAAAAGTCACAATCAAGAACTGCTTAAAGTGAAAACGGAACCTATGGACCTGTTGGATCACTTCACCTGCAGTGTTCCTATTAAAGATGAGCTGCTTCCCGTGATGTCCTTAGCTTCCAATGAGCTGATATCAAAGCCATTCACAAACAGTTTGCAGTTAAACCTCTATAACACACACATTCAGTCCATGCAGAGCTCTGCAACTACACACCAAATGGTTGCTTCAACATTGCCTTTGGGTATGCCATGTCCAATAGATATGGATCCTGTCCATTCTTCTCACCAGCTTTCGCTGAAATACCCACTTAATTCTACCTCATATGCCATTTCCATGCCTGAGAAAGAACAACCTTTGAAAGTGGAAATAGAGAGTTACCTTATGGAATTGCAAAGTGGCATGACGCCTTCCTCTCAAGAGTCCCCTTTATCTTCGTCAAAGCTAGGCTTGGATCCTCAAGTTGGGCCATTAGAGGATGGTCATGATGGAGTATCCCTCTCTAAAAGTTCTGTATCAATTAGTGAACCTCTTAACCCATCTTCATTGGACTTTAATCAATTGTTCAACTTCATACCTTCCAACGGTCCCCCCTACAATGCACCAGTATCTGTTGGGAATTTAGGAATGGGTTACTCTCAAGAAGAAGCTAATTCATCGATGGCACAGATCCCCCCACAACCACAGGATCCTCAAGATCCTAGCAATAACATGTGTTTTGGTTCTTTACATTCATTGTCTTCTGCTTTTACAAGTAATCTGAATTCAACCACAACATTGCCACGATTTCATCAAGCTTTCCAGTAG
- the PLAG1 gene encoding zinc finger protein PLAG1 isoform X2 translates to MATHSPEKTHKCNYCEKMFHRKDHLKNHLHTHDPNKEAFKCEECGKNYNTKLGFKRHLALHAATSGDLTCKVCLQTFESTVVLLEHLKTHAGKSSSGVKEKKHQCEHCDRRFYTRKDVRRHMVVHTGRKDFLCQYCAQRFGRKDHLTRHMKKSHNQELLKVKTEPMDLLDHFTCSVPIKDELLPVMSLASNELISKPFTNSLQLNLYNTHIQSMQSSATTHQMVASTLPLGMPCPIDMDPVHSSHQLSLKYPLNSTSYAISMPEKEQPLKVEIESYLMELQSGMTPSSQESPLSSSKLGLDPQVGPLEDGHDGVSLSKSSVSISEPLNPSSLDFNQLFNFIPSNGPPYNAPVSVGNLGMGYSQEEANSSMAQIPPQPQDPQDPSNNMCFGSLHSLSSAFTSNLNSTTTLPRFHQAFQ, encoded by the coding sequence ATGGCTACACATTCTCCAGAGAAAACCCACAAGTGTAATTATTGTGAGAAAATGTTTCATCGGAAAGACCACCTAAAGAATCACCTCCATACCCATGATCCCAATAAAGAAGCCTTTAAGTGTGAAGAATGTGGAAAAAACTACAATACCAAGCTTGGGTTTAAACGTCACTTGGCTTTGCATGCTGCTACAAGTGGAGACCTTACCTGTAAAGTATGCTTACAGACTTTTGAAAGCACGGTGGTGCTGTTGGAGCACCTAAAGACCCATGCAGGCAAATCTTCCAGTGGTGTTAAGGAGAAAAAACACCAGTGTGAACATTGCGACCGACGCTTTTACACTCGCAAGGACGTCCGCAGACACATGGTAGTGCACACTGGGAGAAAAGACTTCCTTTGTCAATATTGTGCACAAAGGTTTGGACGTAAGGATCATCTAACCCGTCATATGAAGAAAAGTCACAATCAAGAACTGCTTAAAGTGAAAACGGAACCTATGGACCTGTTGGATCACTTCACCTGCAGTGTTCCTATTAAAGATGAGCTGCTTCCCGTGATGTCCTTAGCTTCCAATGAGCTGATATCAAAGCCATTCACAAACAGTTTGCAGTTAAACCTCTATAACACACACATTCAGTCCATGCAGAGCTCTGCAACTACACACCAAATGGTTGCTTCAACATTGCCTTTGGGTATGCCATGTCCAATAGATATGGATCCTGTCCATTCTTCTCACCAGCTTTCGCTGAAATACCCACTTAATTCTACCTCATATGCCATTTCCATGCCTGAGAAAGAACAACCTTTGAAAGTGGAAATAGAGAGTTACCTTATGGAATTGCAAAGTGGCATGACGCCTTCCTCTCAAGAGTCCCCTTTATCTTCGTCAAAGCTAGGCTTGGATCCTCAAGTTGGGCCATTAGAGGATGGTCATGATGGAGTATCCCTCTCTAAAAGTTCTGTATCAATTAGTGAACCTCTTAACCCATCTTCATTGGACTTTAATCAATTGTTCAACTTCATACCTTCCAACGGTCCCCCCTACAATGCACCAGTATCTGTTGGGAATTTAGGAATGGGTTACTCTCAAGAAGAAGCTAATTCATCGATGGCACAGATCCCCCCACAACCACAGGATCCTCAAGATCCTAGCAATAACATGTGTTTTGGTTCTTTACATTCATTGTCTTCTGCTTTTACAAGTAATCTGAATTCAACCACAACATTGCCACGATTTCATCAAGCTTTCCAGTAG